A portion of the uncultured Bacteroides sp. genome contains these proteins:
- the folE gene encoding GTP cyclohydrolase I FolE — MLEKEEVDSPHLEELMNHYRGIITLLGEDAQREGLLKTPERVAKAMLTLTKGYHMDPHEVLRSAKFKEEYSQMVIVKDIDFFSLCEHHMLPFYGKVHVAYIPNGYITGLSKIARVVDIFSHRLQVQERMTLQIKECIQQTLNPLGVMVVVEAKHMCMQMRGVEKQNAITTTSDFTGAFNQAKTREEFMNLIMHR, encoded by the coding sequence ATGTTAGAAAAAGAAGAAGTAGACTCTCCCCACTTGGAGGAGTTGATGAACCATTATCGCGGTATTATTACTTTGTTAGGCGAGGACGCTCAGCGTGAAGGACTTTTAAAGACTCCCGAGCGAGTAGCCAAGGCCATGCTTACTCTCACTAAAGGATATCACATGGATCCGCACGAAGTACTTCGATCGGCCAAATTCAAGGAAGAATACAGTCAGATGGTGATTGTGAAAGATATCGACTTCTTTTCCCTGTGTGAGCATCACATGCTGCCGTTCTATGGCAAGGTACATGTGGCTTATATCCCCAACGGATATATTACGGGTTTGAGCAAGATAGCTCGCGTGGTAGATATCTTCTCTCATCGATTGCAAGTGCAAGAGCGCATGACTTTGCAGATAAAGGAATGTATTCAGCAAACTTTAAATCCACTTGGTGTGATGGTGGTGGTTGAGGCTAAGCACATGTGCATGCAGATGCGGGGTGTGGAGAAACAAAATGCGATAACGACTACTTCTGACTTTACAGGTGCTTTTAATCAGGCAAAGACGCGCGAGGAGTTTATGAATCTCATTATGCATCGATAG
- the dnaG gene encoding DNA primase, translated as MIDQATIDRILDAAQIVDVVSEFVTLRKRGVNYVGLCPFHNEKTPSFSVSPAKGLCKCFSCGKGGNAVHFIMEHEQMSYYEALKFLAKKYNIEIKERELTSEEKQAQSARESMFIVNSFARDYFQSILKNHIDGRSIGLAYFRQRGFRDDTIEKFQLGFSTEQHDALAQEAAKKGYQKEFLVKTGLCYETDEGRLRDRFWGRVMFPVHSLSGKIVAFGGRVMSTENKKLAKYVNSPESEIYHKSSELYGIYFAKQAIVKQDRCFLVEGYTDVISMHQSGIENVVSSSGTSLTAGQIRLIHRFTNNITVLYDGDMAGIKASIRGIDMLLEEGMNIKVVLLPDGDDPDSFARKHNATDFQAYISAHEVDFIRFKTNLLLDDAGKDPIKRAELIGDIVRSISVIPEAIIRSVYMKECSQLLRVEEKLLVAEVAKLKEKQAEKENKPTSYNQSPTPSNGNVPPPPTEEGITPPYESFIPQEGKEGQEFYKFERLIIKTIIRYGEKIMCETTNEEGKEVPVSVIAYIINDLKQDDLTFHNPLHRRILAEAAVHMNDEGFRAERYFMSHPDQEISRLSAELLSNRYQLSKGQKMATDEERLFEVVPDFIINFKNAIVNAELKHIMFALQDPTIANDVEKCNAIMQRYHEMKQILNMMSKRLGDRVILPK; from the coding sequence ATGATAGATCAAGCAACCATAGACAGAATACTCGATGCCGCGCAAATCGTTGATGTAGTATCGGAGTTCGTTACCCTGCGCAAGCGTGGAGTGAACTATGTGGGGCTATGTCCCTTTCATAACGAGAAAACGCCGTCGTTCAGCGTCTCTCCCGCCAAAGGTTTATGCAAATGTTTCAGTTGTGGCAAAGGTGGCAACGCAGTGCACTTCATCATGGAGCACGAACAAATGTCCTACTACGAGGCCTTGAAGTTTCTTGCCAAGAAATACAACATTGAAATCAAGGAACGAGAGCTGACTAGCGAAGAGAAACAGGCTCAAAGTGCCCGCGAAAGTATGTTCATCGTCAACAGCTTTGCACGTGATTACTTCCAGAGTATTCTGAAAAATCACATTGACGGGCGCAGCATTGGCCTGGCCTACTTCAGACAGCGCGGCTTTCGGGATGACACCATAGAGAAGTTCCAGTTGGGCTTCAGCACTGAACAGCACGATGCACTAGCTCAGGAAGCAGCAAAAAAAGGCTATCAAAAGGAATTCCTTGTAAAGACGGGGCTTTGCTACGAAACGGATGAAGGCAGATTACGCGACCGTTTCTGGGGACGGGTAATGTTTCCTGTGCATTCGCTTTCGGGCAAGATTGTTGCCTTCGGCGGACGTGTGATGAGCACTGAAAACAAAAAACTGGCCAAGTACGTCAACTCACCGGAATCTGAGATTTATCACAAGAGTAGTGAGTTATACGGCATCTACTTCGCCAAGCAAGCCATCGTTAAACAAGACCGTTGCTTCCTCGTCGAAGGATATACGGACGTAATTTCAATGCATCAATCGGGCATAGAGAATGTGGTTTCATCATCGGGGACTTCATTGACAGCCGGACAAATCCGTCTCATTCACCGCTTTACCAATAATATTACTGTTCTATACGATGGAGATATGGCGGGTATCAAAGCTTCCATCCGAGGCATTGATATGCTACTGGAAGAGGGAATGAACATCAAGGTCGTACTTTTACCCGATGGAGATGACCCCGATTCTTTTGCACGCAAGCATAATGCCACCGATTTTCAGGCATACATCTCTGCTCATGAAGTTGACTTTATTCGCTTCAAAACAAACTTATTGCTCGATGATGCCGGCAAAGATCCCATCAAGCGAGCCGAATTAATTGGTGATATCGTACGAAGCATCTCTGTTATTCCCGAAGCGATTATTCGGTCGGTATACATGAAGGAGTGCAGCCAATTGCTACGTGTTGAAGAAAAACTGCTTGTGGCTGAAGTTGCTAAATTGAAAGAAAAGCAAGCCGAAAAAGAGAACAAACCGACAAGCTATAATCAGTCGCCCACTCCGTCAAATGGCAATGTTCCACCACCACCAACAGAGGAAGGAATCACTCCTCCTTACGAATCATTCATTCCGCAAGAGGGTAAAGAAGGACAAGAATTCTATAAGTTTGAACGTCTGATTATAAAAACGATCATACGCTATGGGGAGAAAATTATGTGCGAAACGACAAACGAAGAAGGAAAAGAAGTACCTGTAAGTGTCATTGCTTACATCATCAACGACTTGAAGCAAGATGATCTCACCTTTCATAACCCACTTCATCGGCGGATTCTCGCCGAAGCTGCAGTACACATGAATGATGAAGGATTTAGAGCCGAACGCTATTTCATGTCACACCCCGACCAAGAGATAAGTAGATTATCGGCCGAATTACTCAGCAACCGTTACCAGTTGAGCAAAGGCCAAAAGATGGCAACAGACGAAGAACGATTGTTTGAAGTGGTTCCTGACTTCATCATCAACTTTAAAAATGCAATTGTGAACGCAGAATTAAAGCACATCATGTTTGCACTTCAAGATCCGACCATAGCCAACGACGTAGAAAAGTGCAACGCCATAATGCAGCGCTACCATGAGATGAAGCAAATTCTGAACATGATGTCCAAGCGTTTGGGAGACAGAGTGATACTACCCAAATAG